Below is a genomic region from Leucobacter exalbidus.
ATCGCGGCGCAGCTCAGACCAGCTCGTCACGCTCCATACATCAGCGTTGACGCCCCAGTCGCTTGCCAGGATCGCCTGTGCTTCGCGAGCCCACGGCACAGCAACGCCCGAAGCGAAGATCTGCGCCTTGACGCCGTCGCCGGTGCCCGGGCTGACGAGGTGGATACCGCGCACGATGCCCTCGATGTCTGCATCTGCAGGCTCGGCGGGGTGCACGATCGGCTCGTTGTAAACGGTCATGTAGTACATGACGTTGGGGTCGGGGTGCACGCCACCGTACATGCGTTCAATACCCGAACGCATGATGTGACCGATCTCGTAACCGTATGCCGGGTCGTACGAGACGACTGCGGGGTTGGTGTTCGAGAGCACGAGCGAGTGGCCGTCAGCGTGCTGCAAGCCCTCACCGGTCAGCGTGGTGCGGCCCGCGGTGGCGCCAATGATGAAGCCACGTGCCATCTGGTCGCCGGCAGCCCAAATTGCGTCACCGGTGCGCTGGAAACCGAACATCGAGTAGAAGATGTAGATCGGAATCAGGGGCTCACCCTGCGTCGCGTACGACGTGCCCACGGCGGTGAATGCCGCGGTTGCGCCAGCCTCGTTGATACCCACGTGCAGCATGACACCCTGCGGGCTCTCCTTGTAGGCGAGCAGCAGTTCGCGGTCAACCGACGCATAGTTCTGGCCGTGCGGGTTGTAAATCTTCGAGGTGGGGAAGTACGCATCCATACCGAAGGTGCGCGCCTCGTCAGGAACGATGGGCACGAAACGTGAGCCGAAGCCCTTGTCGCGCATCAGATCCTTCAGCATGCGCACGAACACCATCGTGGTCGCAGCTTCCTGCGTGCCAGTGCCCTTCGATGCAATCGCGTACGACTTCAGCTCGGGCAGTACCAGCTCGGTGTGCTCGGTGCGACGCTCGGGGACGTACCCTCCGAGCGCACGACGGCGATCGAACATGTACTGGATCGCCTCGTGCGAGTTACCCGGGTGGTAATACGGCGGCTTGTAGGGATCAGCCTCAAGCTGCGCATCCGTAATGGGGATGTGCATGGTGTCGCGGAACGTCTTGAGGTCATCAAGCGTCATCTTCTTCATCTGGTGGGTCGCGTTGCGGCCCTCGAAGTGGGGGCCCAGGCCGTAGCCCTTGACCGTCTTCGCCAGAATCACCGTGGGGCGACCCTTGTGAGCCAGCGCCTCAGCGTAGGCCGCGTACACCTTGCGGTAGTCGTGCCCACCGCGGCGCAGCTGCCAGATCTCATCGTCAGACATATCTTCGACGAGGCGAGCGGCACGCTCGTCCTTACCGAAGAAGTTCTCGCGAATGTACGCGCCGCTCTCGGCCTTGTACGTCTGGTAGTCGCCGTCGGGCGTCGTGTTCATGACGTTGAGGAGGGCACCATCGGTGTCGCGCTCGAGCAGGTCATCCCACTCGCGGCCCCAAACAACCTTGATGACGTTCCAGCCGGCGCCACGGAAGAAGCTCTCGAGCTCCTGAATGATCTTGCCGTTACCGCGCACCGGGCCATCGAGACGCTGCAGGTTGCAGTTGATCACGAAGGTGAGGTTGTCGAGGCCCTCGTTCGCTGCGACCTGCAGCTGGCCACGGCTCTCAACCTCGTCCATCTCGCCATCGCCGAGGAACGCCCACACGTGCTGATCCGAGGCATCCTTGATGCCACGGTTCGTGAGGTAGCGGTTCGTCTGCGCCTGGTAGATCGCGTTGATCGGGCCAATGCCCATCGACACGGTGGGGAACTGCCAGAAATCGGGCAGGCTACGCGGGTGCGGGTAGCTGGGAAGGGCGTTGCCCTCCTTCGACTTCTCCTGGCGGAATCCGTCGAGGTCTTCCTCTGAGAGGCGACCCTCAAGGAACGCGCGGGCGTAGATGCCGGGGGAGGCGTGACCCTGGATGAAGATCTGGTCGCCGCCGCCCGGGTGATCCTGGCCGCGGAAGAAGTGGTTGAAGCCAACCTCATACAGCGAAGCAGCCGACGCGTACGTCGAGATGTGACCGCCGACGCCAACGCCGGGGCGCTGCGCACGGTGCACGGTAACTGCTGCGTTCCAACGAATCCACGAGCGGTACTGACGCTCAAGTTCTTCGTTGCCGGGGAAGGGGGCTTCATCGCCTGCGGCGATGGTGTTGACGTAGTCAGTCGTCGGGACCATCGGTACGCTGAGTCGCAGTTCGCGCGAACGCGCGAGCATGCTCGTCATAATCTCGCGACCGCGAGCGGGGCCACGTTCGTCGACGACGGCGTCCAGCGACTCGCGCCACTCTGTGGTCTCCTGTGGGTCTACATCTACGCGATCCGGTGCATACGGATCCTGCGGGTTCACAGCCAAGATTAGGGCTCCATTCACCATGAGTCTGTGCCGGGGATTAGCGCGGGGTTTAGCGCTGGGCGGGCACGGGCGATCCCGCCGATTCGCGGGCCATCTACCAGACTAGCGAATGTCGCCACAAAAAACGGATTCCTGTAGTGGAAATCATCAGATTCCGAACAAGATTCGTCTCACAGAGTAAGCCGCGCGGTGGATAAGGTGGTGTGACCGAAGAATTTGATGGCGCGCGAGCGCCTGGAATGGAGATCACATGTCACTCGCAGTAGGTACGCAGGCCCCCGATTTCACGCTGTCGGATCAGAACGGTGAATCGCTCACGCTTTCAGAGCTCGTGGCCGAGGGCCCCGTGGCACTCGTATTCTTCCCCCTCGCTTTCTCGGGCATCTGCACCAGCGAGTTGTGCGAACTGCGCGACAACCTCGCAATCTTCGCCGATAGCAAGGTGCGCCTCGTAGGCATCTCGGTTGACTCGGTGTGGACGCTGAAGGCATGGGCTGCAGCTGAGGGCTACGAGTTCTCGATCCTGTCTGACTTCTGGCCGCACGGTGGCGTTGCCAAGGAATTTGGTGTGTTCGTTGACGAGGCCGGCATCTCGACCCGTGCAACGTTCGTCATCGGCGAAGACCGCAAGGTGCTCGCCGCCTTCGAGACGGCCCCCGGCCAGGCTCGTGACTTCGCGTCGTACCGCGAGGCAATCGCAGAACTCGCGTAAGTAGTGCGTTTTGCCGGGGGTGGGCTTCGCTTGTGCGAGGCCCACCCCCGGCACATAAAACCGCGGAATCTCGCCGAGACACGCGAGGGTTACGCCCGATTGGCGCAGGGTGCGCGAACCCTCATATGATTATGGAGTTCGCAAGGACAAAACAACTCAACAAGGGCCTGTAGCTCAGCTGGTAGAGCGCCACGTTTACACCGTGGATGTCGTCGGTTCGATCCCGGCCGGGCCCACCAAATCAAGACCCTCACTCTTCGGAGTGGGGGTCTTTTTAGTTTCAGGGTGTTTCGGCGCAAGTTCTGTACCGCTCGACTTATCTAAGACTTCGCGGTTTTCGATTCATGGGCTATTGACCGCGGTGAATCGAGGCTGCCTCTTGGGAGTGCTTACGCAAAGCCGATAACACGGCGCTTCGGATTACCACCCACAGTACGATTAAGCCGACGGAGGCCGCCACCAGCCCGAAAACGACACCGAAGATATTGATCCAGAAGAAGTTTCCATGCCGGAAATCATAACCACTCCCATGGCACTTTGGGGGTTCCCGGCTTGGACGGTATTGAATCGGTATTTGCGGAGCTGAATGCGCGGGGTGTGGGCCGTGGCCCGGGAAACCCGGCCCATCTACTCAATTCTTGGCAGATCAGCGTCGTCGGGGCGTCGCCGCAGTATTTTTTGGCGCCGAAGACTGCACCAACTTCGGAACTCTCACTAACTCCGGAGCGATCTGGCGCCAGGGCTCCGGAATTACTGAATACTCCGGAGCTAGTGACTGCGAGTCCAAGCTTCCGCTGGCACCGACGCAGAAGCTCACCCATTCTTAGGGCAGATCAGCGCCGTGCGCCCCTTGGGCTACCGGCCTAGTCGCGACGAAATGACTGCAGCGTCTCTGCGAGCTCCCGCGTCGCGTTCTTCTGAGATCTGCCAATGGCGGTGACGGCGATCGGAAGCAGCAGCCCCGATACGCCTCCGGCCATTACCGAGAGAGAAAGCGTGCGCCCCGCCTCGAAACGAATCTGAGCTGTGTCGGTCAGTTCGTTCAAAGTCGGTGCAAGTGCTTCGTCGCCGACGACCTTGATGATGTCTTTCCTGGCCTTGGCAGCGTCAAAGTTTGAGTGTTCAACTCCCGTAGATATACCGATGGCGATTCCAGCCACAATGACAAGGAGTGGAAGTGCGTACAGAACGACGAGGGCAGGGTTTCTCATGCTTTCAGCCTATGGCCATAGAAACACGATGAAAGACAAAGAGAGACGAGAAGCTCTCGTAAAGGCCAGCACCAGCCCCCATGCAACATCAACCAGGCCGCGCGCCGCCCCAACTCCGCGGGCCTAGGCTGGGTGATCTAGAGAGCCTCACGCCCTAAGGAGCCCGCCCATGGAACGCCTGCAAGTACCGTTGTACTTCGCAGCTCTGCTAGTGGGGGCGCTCGCGGGGCTCGGCATCGCCCAGCTCGCGGTCGCCCCGGTGCTCGCGATGCTACTCTACGTCACGTTCTTGGGGCTCCCGTTCGCGCAGATGCGGCGGGCCGCCCGCGACTGGCGGTTCCTCGCCACCCTGCTGGTGGTCAACTTTGTGCTGGTGCCCCCGGTGGCTTTCGCGCTGTCGCGCTTCATTGCGCACGACCAGGTGCTGCTCGTGGGTGTGTTGTTTGTGTTGCTGACGCCGTGTATCGATTACGTCATCGTGTTCACGGGGCTTGCCGGGGGAGCCCAGCAACGGCTGCTCGCGGCGACTCCGCTGCTCATGCTCGCCCAGATGCTTTTGCTGCCCGTGTACCTGCGATGGTTTCTGGGGGCCGAGCAGGCAAGCGCGATCGACCTCGCCCCGCTCGCCACGGCGTTCGTGCAGTTCATCGTGTTGCCCCTCGCCGCCGCGGTGCTCACGCAGCTCGCGGCCGCACGTTGGCCCGCTGCCGCCGACCTCATGCGTGTGGGGTCAGCTGCCATGGTGCCCCTCATGATGATGCTGCTCGCCGCCGTGGTCGCCGCCCACATCTCAGGCATTGGCGCGCACCTGGGCAGGCTCGCGGCGGCCGTGCCGCTGTACCTGCTGTTCGCCGCGATCATGGCGGTCCTTGGAGCTTTAGCGAGCCGGGTGGCGCGGCTTGATCGCCCCGGATCCCGCGCCGTGCTCTTCAGCGGCGTGACCCGCAACTCGCTCGTGGTGCTGCCGCTCGTACTTGCGTTGCCCGCACCGTTTGAGCTCGCCGCACTGGTTGTGGTGACGCAGACCTGTGTCGAGCTCGTGGTGATGGTGGTGCTGGTGTGGCTGATTCCGCGACTGAATCGAGGCCACAGCAGGTCAGCAGCGTCTCGTTACAGTGTGTAACGACTGCGTGCTTACGCAGCGAGCGACAGGGGCTTGCGCCGCACGCGGAGCGGCAGACCCCGCGCGTTAGAACAGTTCTTCTTCGTGGCTCTTCTCGTAGAGGCGAATCTCATCCAGGCGCCGGTCGCGCAGTTTCGCTGTCCAGGTGGGCTCAGAAAGCACTGCGCGCCCGAGCCCCACGAGGTCGAATTCGCCCCGCTCAAACAGCTCAATGAGTCGGGCCAGCGACAACGAGGGCAGCTCAGCATCGGCGCCAAGGAAGGGTGAACCGACGCCCACTGAGCCCAGCGCAATTGTCGGTAATCCCGTCAGCGATTTCGTCCAGCCCGCGAGGGTGCGGTCGTCTCCCGCAAACGCCGGCAGCCAGTACCGGCGGGTCGAGACGTGAAACGCGCTCACTCCAGCAGCTGCCAGCGGAGCGAGCACCGTGTCGAGCTCCTGCGCGGTACTGGCGATCTGCGCATCAAAGTCAGCGCCCTTCCACTGTGAATACCGAAACACGACGGGAAAATCGGGGCCCACGGCATCGCGCACGGCTGCGACGACTTCTTCGCTGAGGCGGGTACGTGCGGCAATGCTGCCGCCGTAGCGGTCGGTGCGCTGGTTGGTGCGCGACCACAAGAATGCATCGAGCAGGTAGCCGTGTGCACCGTGCAGTTCGACGCCATCGAAGCCGATTTCTTTCGCGGTGAGGGCTGCGCGCGCGAACGACGCGATGATCGCGTCGATATCGGCGAGCGAGGCGGCCCGGCCAAAGGGTGCGCCGTCAGAGCCAAGCCCCGACGGACCGATGGTGGGGGATTCGGGGTGCGGGCCCGACCACTCGTGCCGCGTGACCCCGATGTGCCACAGCTGCGGAAAGATGCGGCCTCCCACCTCGTGCACCGCGTCAACTACGTGTTTCCAGCCCGCGAGGGCATCTGCGTCGTAGAAGCGTGGCACGCTGGTGCTGCCCCCGGCCGATGGATGGTCGATATAGGTGCCCTCGGTCACGATGAGGCCCATGTGCGCGGCGCGGCGACGGTAATACTCGGCGACTTCGGGCCCGGGCACACCGCCCGGCGAGAACCCGCGGGTCATGGGCGCCATCACGAAGCGGTTCGACAGCGCGGCATCACCGAGCGTGAACGGCGTGAACAACGGCGAGGGGTCTGCGTCATCGAGCAACGTCGTGGCGAGCGAACGAGACTGGGCGGTCGAGAGCGTCATATCAGCCCAAACCGCGCACCGGGCCGCCCTATTCCCACGCGATCCCGTGTGACGCTGTGTGACGCGGCAGGCCGCGTCGTCAGCGCGGGGTCAGCACGGCGCCAGCAAGGTTACCGCGGCTAATTCGCGCCGAGCGGCGGGTGAATCAGCAGCTCCGACCGCTCCCGCACATACGCCTGCAGCGTCTGCGCACCGTCGAGGGGTGCCCCGGCGCGCCATCTGACACGCAGCTCGCCCCCTGAAATTCCCACGGGCAGCTCCGGATCATCGCCCAGCGTGTCATCGAGCTCGATGCGCACCGCATCAAAGTTCACGGGCGTGCCCACGGGGTACCCGCCGTTGAGGGCCGCGGCGGCGAGTTCGCGCCGCTCCTCACGCGACTCCGACTGGTAGCCGGGGCGCCCGCGCTCGGCGGCCCGCGTTGATCCGGACAGCGCATAGAGCGCACCGTCAGTGGTGAGCAGCAGTGTGCCGAGGCGCCATGCGTCGCCCAGCGGGCGCATTGTGGCGGCGCGCATTATCAGCAACCGCCGCCTGGGGGCCACGTACTCGGCAAGGGCTTCTGTCGGCACTTTGGCAAGCTGCAGCGCCTGCACGGTGCTGCGGCACGTTTCGCTCGCGCGCTCCAGAAGCGCCTGCCGGTCGATGTTACGGTTCTCCACCAGGTCAGTGTATCTAGTGGGCGTCCCACGATCAGCCTCTATGTACCAGTCACCCAGCCGGATAGCAGTGTCCGAGTTGCGATCCAGGCCTGTTCTATTTGAGTTTTGTCTTGACCTTTGTCATCGCATCGAACTTAGCCATTTCGTAATGATAAAGATGGCTGGTAACTTCACCGCTCACTTTGTCGACAAAATATGTTGAATTGCCAACAGGGCTGATCTCAATATCTCCCATGACCACTCCGGCAAAGTGCGGCACCAGATAGTGCTCCTCGTCTTCCAAGGCGTGCCCCCGGAGCTGCAGTGTTTGTCCTCGATCAGCGAGGTACTCTCGGAGAATCTCAACGGCTTCTGGGTAGGAAATCTGCAAGGGACGGCCTTTCTTTGTGCCGAGTGAAGCATCACAAATTGTCAGATGTGCACACTGCGTTATTGCGCAGTCATGCTTGTGGCTGCGGCATGTTACGAACTCGCATGGCCAGTGTTGAGCTTGAACTATTCCGCACTAAGAATATGCGCAGCCGTTGGGAACCCAACATGGTCGCCTGGGCTAGAGGTGCAGCACTCCAGTTAGATCCGGGCGCGCGGCCATACACTGGAGGGGTGACTCATGAATCAGCTCAAGAATCAATGGAACTCGAGCGAAAGTACGAGGTGTCAGGCGACACCCCGCTTCCCGCCACCGCAGCTTTTGCGGCCGCAGGTTTCACCGCGTCAGCGCCCCAAACCCACGAGCTGGTCGCGACGTACTTCGATACCCCGGGCCATGATCTCGCTACCCGCGGCCTCGCGCTGCGGTCGCGGGCTGGCGGTAAAGATGCCGGCTGGCACCTCAAGGAACGCACCCCCGAGGGGGTACGTGAGCTGGGCTGGGAGCCGAGCACCACGATGCCCGCGGGCGTGATCGCTGAGCTAGGCGCGCGCATCGGGGAGAACGCCGCCCTGGTGGCCCCCGCCGCCGAGATTCGCACTACCCGCGTCATCACCATGCTGCGCGAGATTGCTGCTGCAACGGGCTCGGCCGCCGATACCGCAGCCGCCCCCGAGGTCATCGAGCTCGCAGACGATCAGGTGCTGGCGATCGACCATGTTCAGGGTGTGCGCCGCGCCTGGCGCGAGTGGGAAGCCGAGCTGATGCCCGGCGCCGACGCCGCGCTGCTCGACGTCGTGGAGCCGGTGTTGCTGGCCGCGGGCGCAACCCACTCGCTTAGCTTCGCGAAGATCGCCCGCGCCACCGGTCAGCTCAGCGCCGCTGCCCGAGCCGCCGGCGCCACCGCAGCCCAGCTGGCCGCACTCGCTGAGCTCGACGTGACAGACCGTGCGGCCGCCCAGGAATGAAACGTGAGGCTGCACGTTAGCCTCCAGTGGGGGTCGCACCCGCGACCCAACCATCAACTTGAGATATTAGGGGTGCCCGCATGACGCGAGTGGTTGCAGAGGATTCAGAATCGCGCGAGACGGTCATCGGCGCTGAAGCGCTGAAGCGTTCGTTCCGTGAGCACCCGGCGGGGGTATCGCTGATTACCGCGCACACGGCGGCGGGGCCCGTGGGGCTCACGGCGTCGAGCGTGGCGTCGGTGGGTATCGATCCGCCCGCGATCTCGTTCTCGGTCACCCGCGCCACCGGCAGCGCCGGCGGCATCTTGAACGCTGAAACCTACCTCGTGCACCTGCTTGATTCGCGGCACGCTGAGATTGCGCAGTCGTTTGCCGTCTCGGGTGCTGAGCGCTTCACCGAGGAGCAGGGGTGGGAGACGCTGCCCACGGGCGAGCCCTACCTGCCGGGCACCCGTGCCGCATTGCGCTGCCGCACGCTGCACTCACTCGCCGTCGGCTCTTCAGTCGTCGTAGTCGCCGAAGTGATTGATGCGGTCTTCCAAGAGCCCGCAGCGCCGCTCGTCTACGTGGATCGCAAGTTCCACACGCTGCCCGCCTAACTCCGCGTCGACGTACGACGGACATCGGGCAACCCACAACGCCGTACACACTCACAGCCGTATCCACTCACCACAGAGGAGCACGACATGACTGAATTTGCTGCCAGCTATGTAAACGCAGGCGAGTCGTTTGAGCGCGACACGAACTACATCGAAGACCGCATTGTGCAAGACCCGGTAGCGGTGCGCGCCCTGCCCGCCCCGCCCGAGTCGAAGATCGGCACCCTGGGCTTCGGGCTCAGCGCAGGCGCTCAGGCCTGGCCCGTCGAATCGGGGCGCTACCGCCTTGTGGCGGCACCGGCGTGCCCGTGGGCGAACCGCACCGTCATCGTGCGCCGCCTGCTCGGCCTCGAAGAGGCGATTTCACTCGGCCGCCCCGGCCCCATTCACGACGCGCGCTCGTGGACGTTTGACGTTGATCCCGGCGGCGTTGACCCGGTGCTGGGCACCGAGCGCCTGCAGCAGAACTACTTCAAGCGGTTCCCCGATTACCCCCGCGGCATCACGGTGCCGGCGATCGTCGACATCAAAACGGGTGGCGTCGTCACGAACAACTACCCGCAGATCACGCTTGATCTGTCGACCGAGTGGCGCGAGTTTCACCGCGAGGGTGCCCCCGATCTGCTGCCCAAAGAGCACCTCGATGAGATGTGGCCGATCATCACCCGCGTGTTCACCGAGCTGAATAACGGCGTCTACCGCTGCGGCTTTGCCGGCAGCCAAGACGCCTACGATGCCGCGTACGCGCGTTTGTGGGAGGCGATGGACTGGCTCGAGGAGCGTCTCGCGACACACCGCTTCTTGCTCGGCCCGGTGATCACCGAGGCCGATGTGCGGCTGTTCACGACCCTGGTGCGCTTCGATCCGGTCTACCACGGCCACTTCAAGACGAACCGCAACAAGCTCACCGAGATGCCCCACCTGTGGGCGTACGCGCGCGAGCTGTTCCAAACGCCCGGCTTCGGCGACACCGTCGATTTCGTGCAGATCAAGCAACACTATTACGGCACGCACCTCGACATCAACCCGACGGGTATCGTGCCCGCGGGCCCCGATCTCGCGGGCTGGCTCGAGCCCCACGGCCGCGAACGCCTTGGCGGTTCGCCGTTCGGCGACGGCTCGGCTCCGGGCCCGGTGCCCGCGGTCGATCGCGTGCTGGCGGGCCACTCACCGCTCGTCTAACGAGAAAGATCCGGATCATCGGGGCGCTGGCCTCGTTGATCCGGATCCCGGGGCGTACGCCCCCAAGCAGCTTGCGCAGCTTTGCCTCGTTACTCCTCGCCCATAACGGGGAGGCCGACCGTGTTGAGGCTGCGGGCTTTGTCTCGGCGCTCGACCGCGATGCTCGTGATCGCGAGCAGCAGGCCGAGGATCGCGAGAATCACGCCCACCCAGCCGGGGGCGCGGTAGCCGAGGCCGGCCGCAATCACGGCACCGCCCAGCCACGCACCGAGGCTGTTGCCGACGTTGAAGGCGGCGTGGTTGATGGCCGCGCCGAGCAGCGCCGACTCGTGCGAGATGCGAATGAGGCGGGTCTGAATCGTGGGGATCAGCGTCGACGACGTTAGGCCGATAAAGAACACCGAAATGATGAGGCCCACGGGCGTCTGCGCGACGAGTGAGTAGACCGCGAGCGAAATGATGAACGCGGTAAAGCCCACCATGATCGTGCGGGTGAGATCCTTGTCGCTGGCCCAGCCACCGAGGAAGTTACCCACGGTCATGCCGACGCCGAGGCACGCGAGCACCCAGGGGACCGTGTGCTCTCCGAGGCCGGTTTCGCGGGTCGTGACCTCGGCGATGTACGAGTACACCGCGAAGAAGCCGCCAAAACCCACGGCGCCGACAGCCACCATGATCCAGACGCGCATGTTCGCGAGCGCCGAGAGCTCCTTCATGGGGCTGCGGGTGTGGTCGCCGGGGTAGCGCGGCAAGAAGAACAGCGCGAGCATCAGCGTCACCGCGAAGATCGCGGCCACCAGCACGTATGCCGAGCGCCAGCCCGAGGTCTGGCCCAGCCAGGTGGCGAGCGGCACACCAATCACGTTGGCGATGGTGAGGCCCGACAGCGCGAGCGCCACCCCGCGGCCCTGCATGCCCGGGCCCATGATGCGGGCGGCGATCAGCGAGGCGACACCGAAGTAGGCGCCGTGCGGCAGCGCGGCAATAAATCTAAAGATGGCGAGCGTGCCGAAGGTGGGCATGAACGCCGATGCGACCGAGCCCAGCACAAATAGGCCCAGCAGAATGAACGTCAGCCACGCCTGCGGCATGCGCGCGGCGAGCACCGCAAACACCGGTGCACCCACCACCACGCCGAGGGCGTAAGCGGTGATGAGCACACCGGCGCGCGCAATCACGGCCTGCGGGTCTGCGTCATAGCCCGGCAGCAGTTCGCGGGCAATATCGGGCAGCAGGCCCATGCTCGCGAACTCCGTCACCCCGATTCCAAATCCGCCGAGGGCGAGAGTAAACAGCGCAATCGCGCGGCGTACAGGGGTGAGCGGAGCCATGCTGGCCTTTCAAACGGGGGAGTTACCAGCCGCGTGAGCGCCAGGCCTCCATTTCAGGAAATTCGCGTGCGATTGAGGTCTCATCACCGTGCCCCGGCAGCACGCGTGTGCTCTCGGGAAGGGTGAACAGCTGCCCGTCAATCGACGAAAGAATGTCGGGGAAGCTCGAGTAATCCCACCTCGTGGCACCGGGGCCTCCCTGGAACAGGGTATCGCCCGTGAGCACCGTGCCGAGACCAGGCAGCGCGAAACACACCGAACCCGGGGTGTGACCCGGGGTGTGCAGCGTTACGACCTCGGTGCCCGCGACGCCAAAGACGGCGCGGTCTGCGAGCTCGAAATCGGGCATCGCATCACCGTGGGTGAGCTCCCACAAAAAGAGATCTGCCGGGTGTAGATAAATGTGAGTGTCGAGCGCCGCGGCCGCGGTGCGGGCCGCGTTGATGTGGTCCTCGTGGCCGTGCGTGAGCAAAATACCCAGCACCTCACGCTCGGCGACCGCCTTTTCGATGGCGGCCGCGTCGTGACCTGCATCGACGACAATCACCTGGTCGTCGTTACCGACGAGCCAGACATTGTTGTCGAGGGTGAGGCCCTCGGGAGGGAACCCCGGGGAGCCTGCCCCAACGTTCCCTACCGTGATGAGTCGTTCGATACGTGCGTCGGTCATGCTGTGGCGCGGGTCACGATGACGGGGCAGGGCAGGGCCTGCAGTACGCCATGGCTGACCGAGCCGAGCAGCAGGCGCGAAATACCGCCGCGCCCGCGGCTGCCCACGACGAGGGTCTCGACCTCTTCGCCCACTTGCACCAGCGCGGCCACGGGCGGCGACTGCACGATGCGACGCTCGATCGTGAGATCGGGGTAGCGCTCGGCGAGCCCCGCGACACCAATAGCGATGGCTTCTTCGGCCGCCGAGCGCTGAGCTTCAACGAGCTCCTCGCTCCACAGGTACTCGAGACCCGGGGTGAGGGGCGCCATCCACGCGTAGACTGCGATCAACGGCACACCGCGCATCGACGCCGCCTCGGCGGCGTA
It encodes:
- a CDS encoding CYTH domain-containing protein, with the translated sequence MTHESAQESMELERKYEVSGDTPLPATAAFAAAGFTASAPQTHELVATYFDTPGHDLATRGLALRSRAGGKDAGWHLKERTPEGVRELGWEPSTTMPAGVIAELGARIGENAALVAPAAEIRTTRVITMLREIAAATGSAADTAAAPEVIELADDQVLAIDHVQGVRRAWREWEAELMPGADAALLDVVEPVLLAAGATHSLSFAKIARATGQLSAAARAAGATAAQLAALAELDVTDRAAAQE
- the aceE gene encoding pyruvate dehydrogenase (acetyl-transferring), homodimeric type — protein: MAVNPQDPYAPDRVDVDPQETTEWRESLDAVVDERGPARGREIMTSMLARSRELRLSVPMVPTTDYVNTIAAGDEAPFPGNEELERQYRSWIRWNAAVTVHRAQRPGVGVGGHISTYASAASLYEVGFNHFFRGQDHPGGGDQIFIQGHASPGIYARAFLEGRLSEEDLDGFRQEKSKEGNALPSYPHPRSLPDFWQFPTVSMGIGPINAIYQAQTNRYLTNRGIKDASDQHVWAFLGDGEMDEVESRGQLQVAANEGLDNLTFVINCNLQRLDGPVRGNGKIIQELESFFRGAGWNVIKVVWGREWDDLLERDTDGALLNVMNTTPDGDYQTYKAESGAYIRENFFGKDERAARLVEDMSDDEIWQLRRGGHDYRKVYAAYAEALAHKGRPTVILAKTVKGYGLGPHFEGRNATHQMKKMTLDDLKTFRDTMHIPITDAQLEADPYKPPYYHPGNSHEAIQYMFDRRRALGGYVPERRTEHTELVLPELKSYAIASKGTGTQEAATTMVFVRMLKDLMRDKGFGSRFVPIVPDEARTFGMDAYFPTSKIYNPHGQNYASVDRELLLAYKESPQGVMLHVGINEAGATAAFTAVGTSYATQGEPLIPIYIFYSMFGFQRTGDAIWAAGDQMARGFIIGATAGRTTLTGEGLQHADGHSLVLSNTNPAVVSYDPAYGYEIGHIMRSGIERMYGGVHPDPNVMYYMTVYNEPIVHPAEPADADIEGIVRGIHLVSPGTGDGVKAQIFASGVAVPWAREAQAILASDWGVNADVWSVTSWSELRRDGIAAEEHNYLHLDETPRVPYLTQKLQGFEGPVVAVSDWSTEVPDQVRQFVPGDYSVLGADGFGFSDTRAAARRFFHIDRESVIVKVLQRLAMQGKISADVPRRAAAQYRLLDVNAGTTGGAGGEA
- a CDS encoding arsenic resistance protein — its product is MERLQVPLYFAALLVGALAGLGIAQLAVAPVLAMLLYVTFLGLPFAQMRRAARDWRFLATLLVVNFVLVPPVAFALSRFIAHDQVLLVGVLFVLLTPCIDYVIVFTGLAGGAQQRLLAATPLLMLAQMLLLPVYLRWFLGAEQASAIDLAPLATAFVQFIVLPLAAAVLTQLAAARWPAAADLMRVGSAAMVPLMMMLLAAVVAAHISGIGAHLGRLAAAVPLYLLFAAIMAVLGALASRVARLDRPGSRAVLFSGVTRNSLVVLPLVLALPAPFELAALVVVTQTCVELVVMVVLVWLIPRLNRGHSRSAASRYSV
- a CDS encoding NADH:flavin oxidoreductase; translated protein: MTLSTAQSRSLATTLLDDADPSPLFTPFTLGDAALSNRFVMAPMTRGFSPGGVPGPEVAEYYRRRAAHMGLIVTEGTYIDHPSAGGSTSVPRFYDADALAGWKHVVDAVHEVGGRIFPQLWHIGVTRHEWSGPHPESPTIGPSGLGSDGAPFGRAASLADIDAIIASFARAALTAKEIGFDGVELHGAHGYLLDAFLWSRTNQRTDRYGGSIAARTRLSEEVVAAVRDAVGPDFPVVFRYSQWKGADFDAQIASTAQELDTVLAPLAAAGVSAFHVSTRRYWLPAFAGDDRTLAGWTKSLTGLPTIALGSVGVGSPFLGADAELPSLSLARLIELFERGEFDLVGLGRAVLSEPTWTAKLRDRRLDEIRLYEKSHEEELF
- a CDS encoding peroxiredoxin; protein product: MSLAVGTQAPDFTLSDQNGESLTLSELVAEGPVALVFFPLAFSGICTSELCELRDNLAIFADSKVRLVGISVDSVWTLKAWAAAEGYEFSILSDFWPHGGVAKEFGVFVDEAGISTRATFVIGEDRKVLAAFETAPGQARDFASYREAIAELA
- a CDS encoding glutathione S-transferase family protein produces the protein MTEFAASYVNAGESFERDTNYIEDRIVQDPVAVRALPAPPESKIGTLGFGLSAGAQAWPVESGRYRLVAAPACPWANRTVIVRRLLGLEEAISLGRPGPIHDARSWTFDVDPGGVDPVLGTERLQQNYFKRFPDYPRGITVPAIVDIKTGGVVTNNYPQITLDLSTEWREFHREGAPDLLPKEHLDEMWPIITRVFTELNNGVYRCGFAGSQDAYDAAYARLWEAMDWLEERLATHRFLLGPVITEADVRLFTTLVRFDPVYHGHFKTNRNKLTEMPHLWAYARELFQTPGFGDTVDFVQIKQHYYGTHLDINPTGIVPAGPDLAGWLEPHGRERLGGSPFGDGSAPGPVPAVDRVLAGHSPLV
- a CDS encoding flavin reductase family protein, whose amino-acid sequence is MTRVVAEDSESRETVIGAEALKRSFREHPAGVSLITAHTAAGPVGLTASSVASVGIDPPAISFSVTRATGSAGGILNAETYLVHLLDSRHAEIAQSFAVSGAERFTEEQGWETLPTGEPYLPGTRAALRCRTLHSLAVGSSVVVVAEVIDAVFQEPAAPLVYVDRKFHTLPA